The genomic region CGGTTCTGCTGTCGGTTCTGCTGTCGGTTCTGCTGTCGGTTCTGCTGTCGGTTCTGCTGTCGGTTCTGCTGTCGGTTCTGCTGTCGGGACCGGAGTCGAAACTGAAGGTTCCTGACCATAAACGAGTGTTCCGTTTATATAAACAGGAATTTGGTCCCAATCGGTATACGTTGTCTTTGAAATATCACACGAATAATCGTCACTTTCGTCATAGTTGCTCCAGTCTTCTTTATTGATGCGAACCATGATTTCCAGGGTATCGATTGCCGGTTCGAGGACACCGGCTTCGGGTGTAAAACCGATTTCAAGATACCCGTCATAAAATGTACCTGTGACATTATTGGCTATATATTCGGTTATATAATTATTGTTAATAGCCCCATAATCGACATAAAACACATCACCTGAGGTGCTTTCATTCGAATAGTAATAGCGAATGGTCATTTCCGATAGTTCGATTGTCGCTGTACCGGTATTGACAATATGGATGTGGGGTTTGATATGCTGGTCTGATATATTAAGATCGCCGCATTTGTATTGAAGTGCCACCGAAACTATCCCCGGTTCGTTTGTCGGTTCCGGTGTCGAAACATCTGTCGGAAGCGGTGTCGGTGCGGGGGTTGGTTCGGTTCCTTCCTGCGGTGTTTCATCCGGTCCTGTGCCGGTGGGGTAATAAAGATTGTCTTTTGTAAGGATGATTTTATCGATAGTGGCCCCGTCTTCTCTCATCCAGAGATTGAAGGTATGATATCCTGCCGGTAGATTGTAATTTTGGCCGCTTTTTACCCATGACCATGACCATGAAGTCCCGTAATGCCATTCGTATTTTGTTCCGTCATCAAAACCGGTTCCGCATGAGTCGTCGCTTGCCGAAAATCCCTTTCTCAATACCCACACGTACCATACGGCATTGTCCGATGTCAGGTTTATGAGGTACTCCATTTTGGGAGCATCGGTTGAGTTCGCCGAGCTGATACCCGAGTTCGGCGACGCATACATGTATATACCGCCGCTTGAAAGGCTGTCTGGCTGTTCAATCCATGAAAAATCGGCATAGGAACCGGTACCGGCGATATTTCCGGTAAAGCTTTCGGTTTCCATGACAATCATTCCGTCCGTTTCAATAAAGGCCATGCTTCCCGGCTGGGGAGTGGGAAGTTCCGCCGGAATTATTTCTGGCGGTTCTGTTGCCGCCGGCGGCTCCTGGCTGCCGGGCTCGATTCCCCAGATAAGGTTTCCGTCAAGATACAGGGTGATTTTTTCCGAATCCGTATAAGAGGTCTGCGATCCATCGTATGAATAATCGTTGTTCTCGTTATAAGCTGACCAATCCACCTTGTTTAATCGCAGCTGTATGTCTCCGGTCGATTGTCCCGGATAAAGAATCCCTGCTACGTAAGTAAAACCTATCTCGATATAATCAGCGGAGAAGGTACCCGTTACGTTTCCTCCACCGATACGGGCGTAATCGACATAAAACATTTCCCGGGAAACGGTATCTTTTGAATAATAATATCGCGCAGTAAGCCTTGAAAGATACAATGTCGTTGGCCCTGTGTTGATAATGGTTAAATGGGGTTTAATTTGATTATCGAGTGGTGCGTTATAATCACCGCATCTGTATTGTACCTTTTGCCCGAATGCCGATAACGATACAATACACAATAACATTACAATAAAGAATACCTTTATTTTTGTCATTTTTTCCTCCAACCTCTTTTATATTTTGTTATGTTTAAATTAATAAAATTAATGTTCTGTTTGTTCGTAATCGAGATTGGCGCACAACCTCTCCGGTTTTTATCAAAAAGCCAAAAAACTTCGACGGTGTTAAGGTCAATCTCAATTACATGGCGTTATTTTGGATGAAGACTGGTTTCTCCGATATGTCCACCTCCTTTTTTTATTTACATTTAAAGCAGACAGCCGGAAGAAGGATAATGCCTCTATTCCGGACTATCGAATACACTTATTACCACTATACCTTTTGTTTTATTATATCATGTTTAAAGTATCTCTTTTTTGTTCACAATACAATCAGTGTTATACTGATATTTATATAGGGGAATCTCCTATATTATAAACGTGTAAATAACCTATTTTAAATTATCGAATAATAGGAGGGGTTTGGTTCTAGGATATTAAGCGGATAAGGCATTACACCATAACCCCGGCAATGGGGGTGGGTAGTTTTAGTCAATTGTTCCAAACCTGCTAAAAGGCCAGAGCCGGGCAACGACAAGCCCCAATATCTTTTTTTCTTCCAGCAGATGGGGATTGAGCATTGAGTAATAAACAAACGAATGCGGATCTGTTTTATCGATCCTTGTCGGTTTTTCGTTTTGGGCGGAAAATCGGAAATCGTATGAATGATATCTGTTGTCACCCATAAGAAAGTAGTGGTCTTCCGGGATATATTGGCTCTCAGCGGCTGGAAATTCCGGGAAATTTCTTTCATCGTAATATCTGATGTAAATATAAAAATCATTCAATTCTTCAAGGATCGCCACAAGCGCCGCGTCTTCCCATATGGCGGCGATCAATGTATTCTCGACGATAAGTTCAAGATACCGTTTGAATTTTTCGAGACAGAGTTTTTGAAAGAGAAGACTCAGTTTTTTCCCGTTAAGGGAATAGGGTGATAGCGGTTCATGTGAATAGTTAATTTCCTTATTATCGGGTGAGAAATATTTTTTATACACATGGTATTCACTCCTTACCTCGCATTCTTCAAAATGTTCGATTTCCGAACCATGAAACACGTCAAGGCGAGAAACAGGGTTTGCCGTGTTGAAGACACGAACCTCCTCGAGACACATGGTGAAATACTCAAACAATTCTCTTCCGCCGTTTGACCGGATCGTTTGTATCGTATCGACGAGATACGCAATATCCTTTTCAAGTATATCGATTGATAGAAGTTTCTTTTTATTGTCCCATGCGGTCAGGATTTCTCTGGTTTCCCGTGTTACGGGGATGTACTTTATCTCCTTTCTTATTTCCTTTATTTCGTCATAGAGGTCCGTATGGGCATAAGGGCCCATTCGGTCGACGGAATCGATCGGTATAAAATCGGACTCCCCCCGTATTTTGATATATACCTTGTCGTCAAGCATCATGAGTTTTTCACCCGGTTCTCCGATAACGCGCTTTACGATAAACCGCTTCCTTACCTGGTGGTTTTCATCAAGATCGATATCGACAAGAGAAAGGGTCGCAAGAAAGACGAAGTGCTGGAAAATTTTTTTCAGCAGTGATGTTTGTTTGTAGTCGGGGCTTTCGAAGACGACGATGCTGCCGCGATGCGGTTTTTGAATGGCAGGGAATCTCCAGTCGGTAAGCGGAATGGAAGGACCGGAAAGGAATTTCGTGACAAGGGCCCTGTCATTGACTAAGATCGAAGGTACCATCGATTCGGACGGGATAAGGTAGAGTTGAAATACAAAGTGTTGAATGAGGATAACGATGATTATTGCCTGAATGAACACATGAACGTTTTCGATGACCATCTGCTTCATGGAACGTTGAACTTTGAATTTGGTTTTTTTCTCCCTCGCCTCTTCTTCCGTTATGATCCCCCATGAAAGCCGGGTTTTTTTCTTCCATAATAAAAAATAAAGTATCAAGGGGAGAAGACTCGAAATGGAACTGAAAACCCACAGCATGAAAGCGCGGGATTCCGTTATCAGTCCGTTCATTTCCCACGAAAGTCTCGGAAGGGAAAAGCCGATATAAACCGCAAGAATACAATAACCGGTATAGGTTTTCAGCGTATGGTAAAGATGCCTGTTTTCGAGAATGAAAAGATTCCATAAAAAATAAAGATTCGATGCGATAATACTCAAGCGGAAAATTATCGATGCGACAAGCCAGAGGTCGAATGGATGAAACCCGGTCGTAAAAATGGTAATGAATACGACAATTGTCCAGACAACAAGGACGAAAAAGGGAACGAGCCAGGAGAAGTTGTCCTGATTGGCTTTAACGCGGTTGATCGTGGCGGTAAGGATATTGTTCATAGGAAGCTACTATATGAAAAAAAGACCGGTTCAGTCAAGGATAAAGCCCGTTCTCCGGCAAAATAAGGGGCCGGGCGGTGTGGTTTTTTCATAAAGAATGAATTGACATAATGAGATCGATCTGCATACTAAAAACTAAAATACTATGCAAAAGGTATCGGCAGCTGTATTTGTTAAAGATGGCAAGTTTCTCATCGCCAGGCGAAAAAAGGGGGGAAGTCTCGGAAATAAATGGGAGTTTCCGGGCGGCAAAGTGGAAGCGGGCGAAACACCGCAGGAAGGACTTGTCAGGGAAATACATGAAGAGTTTGATATTGCGATAACAGTCGGGGAGTTTATCGGTTCACACAGATTTTCAAATGAGGACAAAGACTACGAACTAATGGCGTATTATACTGAGTACCTTGATGGTGAACTGAAACTTCATGAGCATCAGGAAATACGATGGATCACCCTGGATGATTTTGATTCGTTCGATTTTGCAGAATCTGACAGAACGATCGTTGAAATACTTAAAAAAAGGCATTTCTGATCCGACGTTAGGGGTTTGAATAGGGAAAAGCAGCATGATGGCTTTTTTTTTGGTATTCGGCAGATCCGTTCAGACTGCCGTATGGTAATGAGGTGGTGAACATGGCCGGAAAAGGCGGCCGGCTTGCAGGAAGTACGGGTAAATTTATATTTCCGATTGCCTTTTCACGCTATATGGTGTATAATGGGAATAAGAAGATATACGGATTATATTACTAAAAGGAATATTTGGAGGATATGCGTCATGAAGAAAATACCGGTGTTAGTTATACTTGTACTATTCCTTTCGGTTTTCTCGTTACATGCACAATTGTATGTCGTCTATAAATGCGGTGAAACAAGGACCGAATCCCCCATGATAAAACCCCATATCATGATTGTGAACGCAGGCCAGGAAACGATTCCGCTTCATGAGTTAAAAGTACGTTATTTCTATACAAATGACGGTGCGAAGGATGAATTCTATCTTGTCGAATACGCGGTGATCGGCAGTCAACTGGTCAATCTTTCCTTTTCCTACGGGTATGTGGATATCACCTTTTCACCGGCGGCAATGGTAAGCATAGCTCCCGGCGGCAATTCCGGTGAGATACTGGTTCGTATCAACAAGGGAGACTGGAGTAATTACAACCAGGCGGACGATTTTTCTTTTGATCCGTCGATTACCGGTTACAAACAACATAACAGAATCGCCCTTTACCGGAATGATATACTGATTTCAGGGTATGAATATTATCCGGAACCGTCCCCCACACGGTCACTGAAATAAGAATTCACTGTCTCCGGAATAACTATATCAGCAGCCACGCTTTATTACGACGGGAGGCCTCGTTTCCAATAATGATTTCTTTCCCGGAGGACGCTTGAATATGTTCCGTTTTTAGTTGACGGCCTCAAAATAATCGGGAGTATCTTGACATTGCAACAGGTACTCTCTATATCTTTATAGTATGAAACATATGATAAAGACGTTCTTTTTCCTTATTTTTTCTTTTTCCTTCCTTTGTACATGCACATATTCATTTTTAATCCGGGTGACTCCGGAAGACGCGCTTTTATTGGTCGACGGTAATCAATTTGAGAATGCCGGGAAATACAGCACGAAAGACAAGACGATAGAAGTGCTGGCTCAAAAGGAAGGATATCTGCCTGTTTCCGGCAGGTTTGAAAATAAATCGATATTTGCGAAAAAAGAGATTGTCATCGAGCTTGAGAAAAAGAAATACGACGTGAGTATCGATGCGACGGAAGACTGGATAGCATACACGATCGACGGTGAAAGCAGCGGTGTCCTCCCTTTTAACGGCTTTCTTACTCACGGCAGGCACACCCTTGAACTCACTAAAGAAGACGGTCCCGTTCAATCGATCGGTCTTGACATAAAAAAAGAGGATCGATTTCTTCTACGGTATCAACGGCAGGTTCCTTTCGTCAATCAGATCGGCATCTTCTCCTGCGGGGGAGCGCCGAAACAGGTGACATTCTCGCCGGACGACAGATACCTCTATATCACGCTGCTCGGAGGACAGGGGTTTCAGATATTCGATATGGAAAAGAAAGCGATAACCTGTCTCGTCGGGCCGGACCAATGGGCACGGAAACTCGGATTCGTGGAAGGAATTTTTATCGAGAAATATCACTGCTATTTCGTGTCCCAAATGGGACCGGCGCAAATTTATGAGTATGATGTGAAAACCGACGGTACGGTGGCATACAAACGCACGATCAAATCCGGGGGTTCAT from Spirochaetales bacterium harbors:
- a CDS encoding PT domain-containing protein, coding for MTKIKVFFIVMLLCIVSLSAFGQKVQYRCGDYNAPLDNQIKPHLTIINTGPTTLYLSRLTARYYYSKDTVSREMFYVDYARIGGGNVTGTFSADYIEIGFTYVAGILYPGQSTGDIQLRLNKVDWSAYNENNDYSYDGSQTSYTDSEKITLYLDGNLIWGIEPGSQEPPAATEPPEIIPAELPTPQPGSMAFIETDGMIVMETESFTGNIAGTGSYADFSWIEQPDSLSSGGIYMYASPNSGISSANSTDAPKMEYLINLTSDNAVWYVWVLRKGFSASDDSCGTGFDDGTKYEWHYGTSWSWSWVKSGQNYNLPAGYHTFNLWMREDGATIDKIILTKDNLYYPTGTGPDETPQEGTEPTPAPTPLPTDVSTPEPTNEPGIVSVALQYKCGDLNISDQHIKPHIHIVNTGTATIELSEMTIRYYYSNESTSGDVFYVDYGAINNNYITEYIANNVTGTFYDGYLEIGFTPEAGVLEPAIDTLEIMVRINKEDWSNYDESDDYSCDISKTTYTDWDQIPVYINGTLVYGQEPSVSTPVPTAEPTAEPTAEPTAEPTAEPTAEPTAEP
- the lepB gene encoding signal peptidase I encodes the protein MNNILTATINRVKANQDNFSWLVPFFVLVVWTIVVFITIFTTGFHPFDLWLVASIIFRLSIIASNLYFLWNLFILENRHLYHTLKTYTGYCILAVYIGFSLPRLSWEMNGLITESRAFMLWVFSSISSLLPLILYFLLWKKKTRLSWGIITEEEAREKKTKFKVQRSMKQMVIENVHVFIQAIIIVILIQHFVFQLYLIPSESMVPSILVNDRALVTKFLSGPSIPLTDWRFPAIQKPHRGSIVVFESPDYKQTSLLKKIFQHFVFLATLSLVDIDLDENHQVRKRFIVKRVIGEPGEKLMMLDDKVYIKIRGESDFIPIDSVDRMGPYAHTDLYDEIKEIRKEIKYIPVTRETREILTAWDNKKKLLSIDILEKDIAYLVDTIQTIRSNGGRELFEYFTMCLEEVRVFNTANPVSRLDVFHGSEIEHFEECEVRSEYHVYKKYFSPDNKEINYSHEPLSPYSLNGKKLSLLFQKLCLEKFKRYLELIVENTLIAAIWEDAALVAILEELNDFYIYIRYYDERNFPEFPAAESQYIPEDHYFLMGDNRYHSYDFRFSAQNEKPTRIDKTDPHSFVYYSMLNPHLLEEKKILGLVVARLWPFSRFGTID
- a CDS encoding (deoxy)nucleoside triphosphate pyrophosphohydrolase — encoded protein: MQKVSAAVFVKDGKFLIARRKKGGSLGNKWEFPGGKVEAGETPQEGLVREIHEEFDIAITVGEFIGSHRFSNEDKDYELMAYYTEYLDGELKLHEHQEIRWITLDDFDSFDFAESDRTIVEILKKRHF